In a genomic window of Siniperca chuatsi isolate FFG_IHB_CAS linkage group LG1, ASM2008510v1, whole genome shotgun sequence:
- the eva1a gene encoding protein eva-1 homolog A isoform X1 gives MSAPATGSPNMEVKVVSQEMALLSNILAAYTFIADQPERTALVFLGGVCVGLFVTLCAIVFQIHCRADCHYGNNKHPHHRHRNRHHHRRHHSCPHHQPIDSNPDNTAVVTSGGPGPSGDSESEDWDDTSDLSARRRRRFERALLHATMFTSTEELDRAQRLEERERILREIWMNGQPDISTVTQSLNRYY, from the exons ATGAGCGCTCCAGCGACAGGAAGCCCAAATATGGAGGTGAAGGTAGTCTCCCAGGAGATGGCATTGCTTAGCAATATACTTGCAGCTTACACCTTTATTGCAG ACCAACCTGAGAGGACAGCATTGGTGTTTCTGGGCGGTGTCTGTGTTGGCCTTTTTGTCACACTCTGCGCCATCGTCTTCCAGATACACTGTCGAGCAGACTGTCACTATGGCAACAATAAACACCCTCACCATCGCCACAGGAACAGGCATCATCATCGTCGCCATCACAGCTGTCCCCACCATCAGCCCATTGACAGTAATCCAGACAACACTGCTGTTGTTACCTCTGGAGGGCCCGGGCCTTCTGGGGACAGCGAATCAGAGGACTGGGATGACACGTCTGACCTGTCGGCACGACGACGCAGACGCTTTGAGAGAGCTCTGCTGCATGCCACCATGTTCACATCAACTGAGG AACTGGACCGGGCCCAGCGGCTAGAAGAGCGGGAAAGGATTCTCCGAGAGATCTGGATGAACGGACAACCAGACATCAGTACAGTCACTCAAAGCCTCAACAGATATTACTGA
- the eva1a gene encoding protein eva-1 homolog A isoform X2, producing the protein MSAPATGSPNMEVKVVSQEMALLSNILAAYTFIADQPERTALVFLGGVCVGLFVTLCAIVFQIHCRADCHYGNNKHPHHRHRNRHHHRRHHSCPHHQPIDSNPDNTAVVTSGGPGPSGDSESEDWDDTSDLSARRRRRFERALLHATMFTSTEEIRPPVNLDNPHTSLPTVFY; encoded by the exons ATGAGCGCTCCAGCGACAGGAAGCCCAAATATGGAGGTGAAGGTAGTCTCCCAGGAGATGGCATTGCTTAGCAATATACTTGCAGCTTACACCTTTATTGCAG ACCAACCTGAGAGGACAGCATTGGTGTTTCTGGGCGGTGTCTGTGTTGGCCTTTTTGTCACACTCTGCGCCATCGTCTTCCAGATACACTGTCGAGCAGACTGTCACTATGGCAACAATAAACACCCTCACCATCGCCACAGGAACAGGCATCATCATCGTCGCCATCACAGCTGTCCCCACCATCAGCCCATTGACAGTAATCCAGACAACACTGCTGTTGTTACCTCTGGAGGGCCCGGGCCTTCTGGGGACAGCGAATCAGAGGACTGGGATGACACGTCTGACCTGTCGGCACGACGACGCAGACGCTTTGAGAGAGCTCTGCTGCATGCCACCATGTTCACATCAACTGAGG aaataaGGCCCCCAGTTAATCTGGATAATCCACACACTTCACTGCCAACTGTTTTCTACTGA